GCGTAGTCTATACCAGATCGCCTCCGTGTTTTTATAGACCAAAATACTCACATGATTGCCAATGAATGAATTCCGCCAAACTGCAGTGGTCACGTTCCGAATCCCTCCGTAGGCTCAACGATTCCTTCCTACTCGCGTGGGAACAGAACTACTTCCGGGTGTTGCGCGCCTGAAATGTGCACAACTTCCGGGTTGTTTCAATAcgtcaacatttcaaaatgtaacgCGCTGCTAACCTCGACCAGACGTACACAAAATGCTGCTAaatttggcctttttttgtctctctcaataataataataataataataataataataataataataataataataataataataataataataataatatttttctgttcattattattttctagTCAAGTGATTAACAACCTTGGAAGTGGGCACATGACATGAGTCTTGTGAGAGATTTTGCCGCGGGAAATTATCCTCGGCTATCCGTTTTATTTGGtctgcaaattattatttatgtactgtattagtACTGCTACAAAAAAAACGCAGCTTTGTTCATCTATATATGCCCGTAAGGTACTGTACAGTGACtggtatcatcatcatcatcatgaactattttaataaacaGGTTGTGTATATTTTCGTGACTGAAACAATTTAATGTACCTTATTGAAACAACCTACTGAGATGAACCCAAACCCGTAAAAACAGTGAACAACAACTTAGTCACATACTGAATTTTATTCAGACTGATATGactgttcattattatttaagAAGTGTCTCATGCAGGTTTACTGTTAACACTTTTCGGCCACTTAAATCATTTGTTTCAGGcataaaaatgctaataaatatatatggatatgaaacattttgattaatatacAAACCATGAACCCTCAATAATGAAAAATATCGTTACGCTATCCTTACTTTAcagtttcaattaaaaatacttgatatatgcaaaacaaatataatatacTCATGTACTGTAATCCACTACCCATTCAAGTTCATCAAATGAGTTAAACTTTCATGCATGAAACAAATTGAATTCtaaaattttaaaagaaaatttccCATAAACAACATATCCATGTcaaagttattattttattaaaaaaaaaaatcacctgcgTGCAACAAGTTCACATGAAATGATAGGTatcattttttatatacagaaCAATGTACAATGCATTACTTAATAAGTTACATTCATACACTCATCATAATTATACGCATATTAATTatattgtgacattttgctCACCAAAGCCTCGATCTGCAAGCCCTTTGTGCTGAGCAGTGGGACAACACATATGACAACACTAAGCCTTCAGTGGGCTGCAAAAAACACTATCAATTATGTATTAATCACTATAGAGTTGAACTAATTCGGTAATGCAGACGTGCAATTTATCCATTTCAGATAAGATTTTGCATCATACTCACCTTAAAGATTTTGCAAACATGTTCCTGCCTCATATAGATGCATTGCAATTGACAGCGACCATATACAACTATAACTTTACATAAAGAGTTGTCAATGCCACAAGTTCTTTTTGATTTGAGTCATTTTTGCATTTCATAATTCCAAAGTATTTACATGCAGTATTCATGAATAATACATAGAAAAAGGGTAAATATAAAGGCTGTTTTACTTGATGTCAAAATATAATGGCATAGTCataatttgttatttaaaatcgtattacatttttagcatttttaactcattcactgccattgacgactatagacgtcaaaaattcattttaactatttttattacttaaactttccccccacttttgttagcaagagtatgaaaacctagattttttttattgtacatttagaacagatataaaatttgtgattaatcgtgagttaactattaaagtcatgcgattaattacaattacaattttaatcgcctgatgctccaattttttaattatcttaaatatatatatatatatatatatatatatatatatatatatatatatatatatatatatatatatatataaatatatatatatatatttatatatatatatttaagattattaaaaattaggcatcaatggcagtgaatgagttaatcaaacaTTAACAATTGCAGTCATATAAAACAAGTTATAggcaatacatttaaaacttaaaaaaaaaaaatacataaggccacaataaatatataaacatataattgaacaacctaaaatgtaattttttctaCTTCTTTTGTAACAGTTCTACTGAGGGTTGTTTTCCAACTATGGGACAGGGATTGGATTAAATGCTCCTGTCCACAAATAGCATGTGTTCCTCGACGAAGGGAGCATAAATCATCCCAGGTTCTGTTCCTTGGAAATTGTCCGTGGAACGTCTTGTTAGTTGACTTTTGAGTCACACCGTGGTATTTTGTTGGAGTAGAAAATGTTCGCTTGCCCAGAGATCTCGCTGAGAGAATTGATCCTGCAGAGAACAGGTGCACGTCGGGATGGATGTGGAGTCGGTGACAAATTCTCGTCGCCAAGAGTTTTGCTCGCGGCTGAGTCCAATATATGACGTGCCCTGGTGCGTTTGCACAAAGCTGCTCGTACTGGAACTGCCTGGGCTCGGACAGATGGATCGCGATGTGTGTACATGCGACGTGGACAAGCGAGCGTGCGCGCTTACGTCATGCTCTGCTTCCAAGTAGTGGGTGCGCACTGGTGTTGCGAGCGGCATCAAGTGTGGTACCGGCCAGTAAAAGGAGCTGGTGGACATCACGCGAACCGCAGCTCCCTTGGATAAAAAGGAGGAGGTTCCAGTTCTGCGCCGGAGCTTCCCCGAAGTGCCGCCGATGAAGACGTTCTCGCTGCACGAGCCCAGCATCCAGTAGCTGCCTTTACCCGGGTCGTCGAAATGGCGCGGCACTTTGACGAAACACTTGTTCAGACTCAAGTTGTGCCGTATTGAGTTTTGCCAGCCACGTCTGTTGTGTCTGTAGAAGGGAAAGTTGTGCATGATGAACTCGTAGATGCCGCTCAGGGTGAGACGTCGTCCCGGACTTTGGCGGATGGCCATCATGATGAGAGCGTTGTAACTAAAAGGTGGTTTGTCTGCTCCAAGGCCAGTTGTGCTGTCTTTATCATTCCTCGCTGGTTTAGAATCAACCAGTGCTGTCCGGTCCCGATGACTGGATGTATTTTGACGCAACAGGCTGCTGATGCTGAATTTAGACTTGTGGCAGAAACCGTGCGAACTGTTGGCGCTCTCCATGTTTGGGATGAGAAAGTAAATAACAGCGTGGTTGCAAGCAGACGTGTGGTGAGGACAGAGTCTTGATCCAAAGTGGCTCAGGAGACCAAGagaaagtatttttgttttgggaggggtgggggggcagtGTGCAGCAGCAAATGCGCATGATCACTGTGACCACTTGTTGCCAACGATTAACCGACCCCGCCCTCACCCGAGAAATACAGACCCAAGCTTGATGAATTTGAGAGCGGTTCCATTAagcagttttgtatttttgaaattttaaatttcgcattgcatgaatttttttttctctccttctaaattagtattattttattatcaaagGGCATTTGAGGGCCAGGGAAAACACTGGCCATGGGAATGGTGTACCTCCAAGTAATATTCTGTGCATATCATCCACTTTGTTAATCAAGCGACAGTctcatttgtatgtttttctaCATCTCAAGTGTCATTAAATGAGGGGAAAGCAGTTGCTTGTTATGACAGTAGGTCATGAATAAGACAAAAGTATAGCAGTTATTGTCTTTCTAGAAGTAGTAAGTGTCTGATCATGTCAATAAAATTACACAAGCATATGGTTGAAACAACCCATTGTTTTAATAACAAAActgtgtgaaaatgacaactgctaataaagaataaaacacaaatatatattcacAAAATGTCTGACAAAGTTGCCATACACATTATTCTGTCCATCTATGTCCACAGTGAGGGGCAGTGCAGACGTAGTAAAGTCTCATTGCATCCTGTGTTGGGGGAAGGAAGATAATATATGATTAGAATTGAAATCTTGTCTTCACTTAAAGACCACACAAAGCATCCCACAGGATAGCCTCTAATAATTGATGACACTGTAATACATATTTGGACCATATCAACTGGGagataagtaaaaataaaataaggagtTTAATCATTTATCAGTGTTACTGTTAAGGTGCTCATTGTTTATACAGCATTTAAACTGATTTGGAGGGCATGAATATGGAAACAATGATTACCTCAGCTTTCATGCTGTGTGACTGGAAGAACACTGCCTCCTTGTGACCACATCTAGGGAGAAATACGGTGTAACCGTGCACAGCATTATAACATGCAAACATTCAGTGATACATACTCTTACTAAACCTAAATAAATATTCGCAGCTACATGAATATACAGTGTACATACATGTAATGGGTATGTGAAAAGAGACTTTAGATTggttaataatttgtaaaaaataacacGGACCCATGCATGCGGACTGACCAATACTATAGATTAGTTTAGTTTCGGCCTGACACCAGCACATACTGTAATCTATatgcatctctttttttttttttaaacaactaacTTTTATACATTATTTCCTGACCCATAACTTAGCTTAGCAAATGCAAGGAAAtgcaattgaaataaaaaacaatgtacaTTTAAGTGTAATATAAATGAGTATGTGCAAAGATTTCgaacaaaatcattattttctgTGGCACaggataaaaaatattcaaagaaaTGAAGGCTACTGAttgcaaatatattttgtcaACATGTACACATGAAACATAATAATGTACGTGTGaacaaaaactacattttaataaatcaaattcataGAAATGCCAGCATGCGTAAGTCTGATCATCAAACgtaattttaatatataatgcatttctttctgttctgtttattttacagtataaaATGGGTGCACTGCACACCACCAGGAGTAAAACTTACTTAGGGCAGGGATGGTCTTCTGTTCTTGGTAACGTTGGATCTTGAGATACATCAGCAATGATTTGGGTCAATTCACTGcagaaaacataaaaagaatAATGTAGGTAAATAGGGaacaaaatatgtaatttttgcAGCCTTAAAAACACATAACAGCTGCATAATATGTTATAACATTGCATGTTATTAACCGGCACACATACATTTGCGCACATTTCCACCATTTTAGCCTCACTGattaatttttaattctttccatccattttctggacCACTTACCCTAATTAGGGTCACGGTGCGCTGGAGCCTCCTAGCCCCATCTGACTTTGGGCGAAAGGGAGGGTAAACCCTAAACTAGCCAccaaccaatcgcagggcacatgtAGACAATCAATCATTCATACTCACATTcaacaacatgcaaactccacataggAAGGCCAGAGCCTGGATTTGAATCCACGACCTCTAAACTGTAAGGCGTGCTAACGTCAGCCACCATTCTCCCTCTTTCCTTGGCCTTTTACACATAGTGTCATGTTGAATCATTTAATCACTTATATTTTACTGCTATATTTGTATTTCTATCAGTTTTAACTTCTCCTTTTGTGACTGATGtttgtgtcttttatttttatttctttacttttttgcGTTTTATGTGAAGCTATTTTCTTTGTTGTGACTATTGGTTTACTTTGTACAACACTTTGGTACATTGTGTGCgtttttaaagtgcttaacAAATAAAGTTGGAGACAGATTGTAAATAGATACAGCGAGTAATGCAAACTTGGAACTTCTTTTCAAAACAGACGGTTacttaaaacaagaaaaaaaaaaccagccACTCTAAGAAGTTAACTAATTTTACACACATCAATATGCAGTTCAAAATGCAACAATGTTCATACTTACTCAACTTCGTGGGTTATCTTGTTGACATAAATACAGCTGTTGTCTGCCTCCTGCTGGTAGTCACAATTTCTGCACTGTGAGATTAGAAGATTTCAAAATTCAGAGACTAAAAGTGCCAACTTAATTCCTGATACTTGTATGACCAATAAACAACCTTGTGCCATtcttaaaaaattacaacaagaACTGATATAACACATCTACAGTATAACGTTATTTCTATCTGAATGCAGTGCAGTAAACACACAAACTTACCGCGTAGAGTAAGATCCGATTCTCCTTATCTTCTTTTGGATACAGCATATtgttactgaaaaaaaaaaagatttaataataaaagcacTCATTGCAAATATCGATTAAAATTTAGATGCTGTTATTTACGATCACTTCACGTTGCCTTAACATTTTGTAGCATCGCTAGCTTAACTAAACTCATGTATCACAATCTTACCACTCTTGACAAAATCGGATGCCCACAAAGCCCGGCTCGTACGTCCCGGTTTCCAAGTCCATTGGAATGACTATTGTTTAtggtataaaaaaagaaaagaaaagcaaatacAGTACTATCTAAATTTATTTCAGTCTCGGTCTTGACACGCAAAGACGAAACACAACGCTTGGAAAGCAGACTAGTACGCATGCGTGTGTTTGTTGAAGCTGATGTTTTTAGACAGCGCTCCACAGTGGTTGGAGGTAACACATTCAAcggaagtcacttttttttatttatcttttttaaacattgaactttattaaaaaaaaatagacagtgAGCAAAAACATGTAGAAAACATATACATTCTACAAtataaacaacacaaacacaaaacacgcCAGGCAGGTTACAAAGGATATAGAATAGaagctaaacaaaataaaaccaagaTAAAGTTTAGACAGCTTCTGGATATACACAAGCAGATCATGAGgacaaataattgttttataaaCACAAATAACTCAATGAAAATTAGCTTATTATACATGAATTTGGATCTGTGAATGCAACATTTTGCTCATGTAATAATGtttatcaaataaaattgtGAGTAGTAGGCAGTCTTGTCATGTCCAAATATACCAAATAATACATACCGGTATttccaaaataaagaaaagcctGGTTACATGCGATCTCTGATGAATTGTCAGTTTACATCAGAACTGCTTTGACCAGAATAAATGGACTGAAGTTTCTCTTGAGTCAATACAAAAACTACAATTAGtatctaaatatttttaaaatttcagcCAATATATATTGGATGGGTAAAATCTATgccccattttaaaataaatctcTTTAACATTAGTTgtaatgaaaaatgtatgtggCAAAAGCCCGGAAGTCACATTTAGCGTTTAGAAGTAAACAGTTAAACTTATGCATTAtataatcaattaaaaacatgGGGAAACCAATTCCTATCTATTTTCTATGCTGtgtttaaaacaatatttttttgttaaataataaaataatattttattcaaagttCAAATTCTTTGatagggtatatatatatacagtaaaggGACTGTGTTTAGTTGTCTGCttaaatgataataattagTAAAACTAAAGTGAAGAAATAATGATACTCCAAGTTGATGAAATGCACTTGTATATGGTAGCCTGTCTTGTTGTATTTAGTATTATATGAatagcatttcaatttatatacaCTAAATATGTAACAATGTGTTATGTGATATAAAGATAATAAAGTAATATGTATTGAAATATGTTAAATAGTGAAAATGAGACATGGAAAAACGAACCATCAATTTTTCACATAATTAAAGATGACAATATTGATTTACAATATACAACAATTTTTCCAAGGGCTTTTTTTGGTCAAGAAGATCTGTTCaatgaaaattaatttatggTACATGGTGTTACTAAATTGGTCAATAACATAGGATGCATTTTACTTGAATGATACATTTACAgtgcttaaaattattatttttttttaatagttgttaaacaaaaaagacacaGACAGAAGCAGGATGCTACTTTATGCAGTTTCTTTGACTACCTTGTTGTTCCATACAACCGACAGAAGAGATTACACACATTGCTGTCCATAGAACTCTGTTTGGCAGTATCCGTTGTCCGTTACAATAATCTGTTACAGTAACTGTATGCAGCCTGCCCTAGTACCTACCCACtgtgtcatatatatatattccactCTCTCCCCTCCCAAAGCCTGAGCCCTTGATCCTCGAGCTAATTCCATGAATCATCCAAGTCTAAATTCACTGATGGCGCAGCAGCACACAAAGTTGAAAGTTCAGATTGCTAGAATGAGACAAAGGAATCTCTTAAGCAAACAAGATGGAAGGACTCAAACAACACACTATAAATTACAAAAAGTTTGAGCTATGTGCAAGCAGTCATACAACTCTGGATTCTGGCTGCTGTTTGTCAATAGTGCTCGCCATCTGTGTGCCCTTGCACCAACGACGCACTGTGCCAACTCATCAGAGGGGACTGTCAAGGCTGGCTGACGTCACCCATCAAGCCTGTGTAATCGAAAGAGACGCTAATCCAAAGCCTGATTGTGGGTCGGGGCTGGGAGAGGGAGGACGATGACACAAGGAGGGAAGTTCGAAGGCAGCACATGTTGGAAAAGTTGGATTGAGGCTGTGCAAGTGAGGCAGGTGCTGTCCTAACTGGAGCAAGGCCGTCAGGCACTTCGCCCCCTTGCATCCTCATCTCCTGAGCATCTCTGAAGGTGCGGGACGCCCGCATCCAGGCCTCGTGCTGGACACCAACAGCCTTGCCGAGAGCTCTGCAGAGGGGGAATGTTGCGGGAGCTTCTCACGTTCTTTTGAACCCCCCATTATGCAAACTGTGCCCACTGTCTTCACCACAGTGGATCTGTGCCAAGATGGAGAAGAAGACAGCTACCTGACAGCAAATGAAGGGTAAGGGGAGGcatggtttgttttttattggagGCAGACATCTCCCAACTGACCTTATTTTGAACCCAAATTGGATTGGTCATCCTTcattcaaaaacttttgttaaaCCTAACAATATAGAAAATTATAATCTTTAGTGTAGCACTCCAGAGTAGCCATTATATTAAtactcaatttatttttatacatgtcTGACTTGCCTTAAAGGTTGCGTTTATTTTCTGATGATTGTGTAATTATGAATAAATGTCCTGCACTCTCCACAAAACcgattgttaaaaataaataaataaatcaagtcaCGTACTGCAGAATTTGAAGCATATTTAGTCCATGTAGATTTGATTTTATACAACAAGCTTTGCTGCTAGCAATGTGGAGTGAGTGGAAACACACAGGTGTTCAGAGAGAGTGTACATGAAGGGGATTACATAGAGGCTAAGCTTCTTCATAAGAGCTCCTGTAAGTTTCCATCCCAGGTGGCACACAAACAGCTTAGTGTGACACACTTGTCATCGGCATCATATCAGAAATGTTTTTTGGTCGGATTGTGCACGTTCCAcaaatgggtcaaaaatggcaaCGTCCCCTCCAAAGCTGATCCGGTTAGGATGAGAACAGATGAGTGTCCTGGTTTTTGGCCAAGCAGTGTTTCTTCATTTTCTAAATACATACGTCTGACCTGAAAGCAAACTTCCCCCATCTCATGTTTTATTGAATCAAGTTCACCCTGAGCCTAAGAATCAATACCTGCTGTTTTCAGTCATATTGGGCTttgtattcatgtatttttttgagtcagaagcattttaaaaattaacaatCAATAGGGATTTACAAAATGTTTAAGTGTCAGTGTCACTTAGTGTGCATGTCATGTAATACCTGGCCAGCAGGTAGAGCTGTTTGTCCTGTTGTTGTTGCCCACAATCAGTTGTTATATTACTAGCATGCTAATAATGTTTCTGTTACACCAGCCATGTTCACATTTTGGCATTTAGCAATTAATAAGCATCTCAGGTACACCAAAAGTTGATGGGGATGGTCAAATGAcatctattttttcaaatgcttaaGCTAACCAAAATGGTTCAACTAAAAGTACACAAATCCCACAGATCAAATTTTGCATTTATGCGCAGTCCAtgcatatttacatttaaaaataagcatCAGTTCAAATTGTAGGCAATGTTTAACATGGTTACCATGGATGTACTACACAATGACCATATACATTTTGCAGTGAAAACGCAGTATGTGAGggaaactaactaactaactaactaactaactaactaactaactaactaactaactaactaactaactaactaactaactaactaactaactaactaactaacttcaCGATTGCATGTAAGTTTATTTATCATAATGATgcaacactgtttttttttttgtgtgcagtttTCTTTTAGAATGACTTGTTACTATAACACTGTACGTACATCTGGCATAATAATCCAAAATCATCAaatcattttataaaatattgcGAATAGATTAGTTATtccccccaccttttttttttaaatcctcttTTAAGGACATTTCAATCGTGTTCTGATAATCCAAGGTTTACGTACGTGCTCTAATTTGGAATATACATGAATTGATCACTTTTTCATTTGCAATAGCTATTAATATCACAATATCTATATTGGTTATATAgagagttaaaaacaaatctttctTAAATCCTACAGCTAC
The genomic region above belongs to Vanacampus margaritifer isolate UIUO_Vmar chromosome 5, RoL_Vmar_1.0, whole genome shotgun sequence and contains:
- the polr2i gene encoding DNA-directed RNA polymerase II subunit RPB9, with product MDLETGTYEPGFVGIRFCQECNNMLYPKEDKENRILLYACRNCDYQQEADNSCIYVNKITHEVDELTQIIADVSQDPTLPRTEDHPCPKCGHKEAVFFQSHSMKAEDAMRLYYVCTAPHCGHRWTE